ACCTCATCCTAACAACACCAACCTCATCCTAACTGCACCAACCTCATCCTAACAACACCAACCTCATCCTAACTGCACCAACCTCATCCTAACAACACCAACCTCATCCTAACTGCACCAACCTCATCCTAACTGCACCAACCTCATCCTAACAACACCAACCTCATCCTAACTGCACCAACCTCATCCTAACTGCACCAACCTCATCCTAACAACACCAACCTAATCCTAACTGCACCAACCTAATCCTAACTGCACCAACCTCATCCTAACAACACCAACCTCATCCTAACTACACCAACCTCATCCTAACTGCACCAACCTCATCCAAACAGAGTATTTACTAGAGTAAACGTAGCTTTACAACAATGTAAAGTGATTATACTgtttatatgaaatatataaaagccATGATTTAAAACTTTGCTTGATTAAGTATCAGTGATGAAGAAGGAAAATATACTTTTGACTCCACTACGTGTATTTAACAGATTTTGATATTTACGTATATACTGCTGATAATACTTCACTAGTACTTTTATTATGATacagtttgaatgcaggacttttacgtGTAAGAAAGTAGTTTTAGTACGGCTGTGGTATTCTTAGTTATCCTGGTGCTGAGTTGTTTGCAGGTTGTGTGTGACGGGTCGGTGCTGATTCTGTCCTGTTGGTCTCTGaaccacagagagagaatcAGCTCACATccagccccctcctcctcttcctcctcctcctcctcttcctcctcctcctcttcctcttcagcatCATCCAGCACAGCATCACCCGTGACAACCTCGACAGtgaaacaacagagaaacaGGCGTGACTCCTGCGCCGCCCGTTTACACGGAGCCGGTGGTGTCACACACGGCAGAGTCGGCgtgttcacataaaaaaaaagctttgattGATTGGCCTCGGCTAACGTCGCGCGAGACAGAAAACACTCGCCATCTCTCAGCAACAATTACCCGTCCCTCCACGCCGGCTGTCAGCGCGCTAATTCATCTGTCATCATCCCACTTCTCCCAGTAGAATCGGGCTGACAGCGAGCCCAGTATCAGTCACACAGCATTACACTCCTGTTGGCTTTCATTAGCTCCACTTTGTCTTTCACCATGAAGGCTGCTGGCTTCTCTTTTACCCTTAAAACTAATGTTTCTGCTCGTTCGGCTGCTTCACATTCACACCGGGAGGTCGACGCGGGGCGGCGTAACGGGGAATTAGGTGACGTTAACCGATTCAACCCTGTCGGATCAACCGGTGGCTCCGTCTCAACACAAACTCATGTTGCATTTACAATAAGAGTTCAAACTTTGAGAAACTCCAACAAGCTGAAAAACACATGGTATTGATTAATGAAGTAGTTCTGGCTGCAGTAGAACTCCCCACACTCTCATCCAGTAAACACAGAACAGCATCGTCCTCCCATCGGACTCATGTTGGTGTCCATCTGATGGACTCTAATATTCACCTCTTATTATCTCTGCCAGacccgggggggggggggggatcatgTGTTCAGTCGAGTGTAGGGCTGAAACTAACACTTATTTAAAGTGTTGTTTAATCTGTCCATTATTTTATcagttaatcgattagttgtttgatctatcaaatgtcagaaaacggtgaaaagtcagtgtttcccaaagtccaagatgacgtcctcaaatgtcttgttttgtccacaactcaaagatattcagtttattgtcatagaggaggaaagaaaacagaaaatgttctcatttaagaagctggagtcactttgtttttgttcaatttttatattattttatttttatttatttatttatttattttattatgtgtGGTTTATTGCTGGTTTTTAATCCTCTGCCAATTTTTTTGTCCGTCTCGCATTTTGTTggtaaaacacaaaatgtcatgATCAAtgtagttggtgattaatttaatggttgagaactaatcaattaatcgttgtagctctagcagtgtgtgtgtgtgtgcgtgtgcgtgtgcatgtgcatgtgcgtgtgtgtgcatctgtctgtccgtccacgGTTAATCTCTCCCACTGCTGGACTCATCAGCCTGATGTTTATTGTGCTCTTGTATGGCTgcatgctcaaggacctctcgtTGTCGTGGTGATTCAtcatttttgaaaaacatattttattgactgaTTCAAACCGTCATAGACTGCTGACTCATCACTCCTCTTAAAGTGATCAACAAGTGCTTCAGTAGCAGAAGTAGGCTCAAAAACAAGCCTCAGCTAGTCTAGTCTGCTGACGGACACATCCTGGCTCCGAAACTCACATCCACCGAACAGTCTGGTCTCATTTTGAAGAAATCTACCGATATGTTATCATCCACTAAAGTTAGGCAAAAAACAGCTGCCACATTGAACACAGACGGGTTTTATCATGATTAGAATAAAACCAAGTGgctcattttgttgttttatcattCCAGGCACCGGTGGACTCGGTGAACATGATGCCCtgccctctatggtgcccttctagtggagaaaacatgatgccctgccctctatggtgcccttcTAGCAGAGAAAAAGTGATGCACTGCCCTTCCATTGGAGAAAATGTGTTATAGtgccctctatggtgcccttccagtggagaaaacatgatgccctgccctctatggtgcccttccagtggagaaaacatgatgcactgccctctatggtgcccttccagtggagaaaacatgatgccctgccctctatggtgcccttctagtagagaaaacatgatgccctGCCCTCTACGGggcccttctagtagagaaaacatgatgccctGCCCTCTacggtgcccttctagtggagaaaacatgatgccctGCCCTCTacggtgcccttctagtggagaaaacatgatgccctGCCCTCTAcggtgcccttctagtagagaaaacatgatgcactgccctctatggtgcccttctagtagagaaaacatgatgccctGCCCTCTAcggtgcccttctagtagagaaaacatgatgccctGCCCTCTACGgggcccttctagtggagaaaatcTGATGCACTGCCCTCTACAgggcccttctagtggagaaaaacATGATGCCCTGCCCTCTACGGTGCCCTTCTagcagagaaaacatgatgccctGCCCTCTAcggtgcccttctagtagagaaaacatgatgccctGCCCTCTAcggtgcccttctagtagagaaaacatgatgccctGCCCTCTACGGTGCCCTTCTagcagagaaaacatgatgccctgccctctatggtgcccttttagtagagaaaacatgatgcactGCCCTCTATGGTACCCTTCTagcagagaaaacatgatgccctgcctctatggtgcccttctagtagagaaaacatgatgccctGCCCTCTAcggtgcccttctagtagagaaaacatgatgcactgccctctatggtgcccttctagcagagaaaacatgatgccctgccctctatggtgcccttctagtagagaaaacatgatgccctGCCCTCTAcggtgcccttctagtagagaaaacatgatgccctgccctctatggtgccctCCTagcagagaaaacatgatgccctgccctctatggtgcccttctaatagagaaaacatgatgccctGCCCTCTACAGggcccttctagtagagaaaacatgatgccctgccctctatggtgcccttctagcagagaaaacatgatgccccgccctctatggtgcccttctagtagagaaaacatgatgccctGCCCTCTACGGTGCCCTTCTagcagagaaaacatgatgccctGCCCTCTAcggtgcccttctagtagagaaaacatgatgcactGCCCTCTACGGTGCCCTTCTagcagagaaaacatgatgccctGCCCTCTAcggtgcccttctagtagagaaaacatgatgccctgccctctatggtgcccttctagtagagaaaacatgatgccctgccctctatggtgcccttctagtagagaaaacatgatgccctGCCCTCTACGGggcccttctagtagagaaaacatgatgccctgccctctatggtgcccttctagtagagaaaacatgatgccctGCCCTCTACAGggcccttctagtagagaaaacatagtatatatacatagtTTGTATATTTAAGAGAAGGTGTTTTCCTCATAGGGTGGCTCGTCCCCTCCGTATGCCTTCTCCGTCAGTACCACTGATGATTTAAAGACTTGGACTGAAGCTGCCTCCTACTGCAAACGGACGTACACGGACCTGGCCAACATTGAAAACACTGAAGACATGAACCAACTGAAGAACACAGTTTCATCTTCCGGCCACAGCTCTGAGGTGTGGATTGGTCTGTACAGTGCGGTCGCCTGGAGGTGGTCTGATGGCTACAGAGGGACGGGGTCTGAATACAGGAACTGGACAACTATTAACAATGAACCAAACTTTAGTTCAGGTGATGAGTTCTGTGTGGTCACTTTTGCTGATGGAAGCTGGACCGATCATTATTGCTATTATAAACATCCATTTTTGTGTTACAGAGGTGAGGATCTAGCGAGGCATGTTTTGATCTTGAAAacgtttttttgtaaatttccAGTATGTGACAattcctccccccccctctaACCCTAACTGCAGGAACACAGCTGGATCCTGAATTTGTTTATGTGAATGAAGGAATGAATTGGTCCGGTGCTCAGAGGTTCTGCAGGGAGAACTACACAGACCTGGCCACTGTGAGGAACCACACTGAGAACCAGGAGATCTACAGAGACTATACATGGATTGGCCTATTTAGAGATCCCCATTTGAATTGGTCTGATGGTACCAACTACAAATTCAGCTACTGGGATCCCGGTTCCAACCCACTGGGCTCATTGTCACATGTTTGTGCTGTTGCAGCTTTGCAGAGATCAGGAAGATGGAGGGCAGTGTCCTGTGAAAGGAGATTACCGTTTGTCTGCTACAGCATCCCACCTGGTGAGTGATTTACTGTCCTTTATGGAATCAAACAGTAATACCACACTAATGCTTCATGTCTCTGTTCATTCTGCAGCAGTGAAGAGGCAGGTAGTACGGCTGAGGATGAAGCCGGAGGACTCCTCTCTGGATCTCAATGACCCCGCTGTGAAAGCAGACATCCTGAAGAAGGCAcgtatctatcactctatctatctatctatctatctatctatctatcactctatctatctatctatctatctatctatctatctatctatctatctatctatcactctatctatctatctatctatctatcactctatctatctatctatctatctatctatctatctatcactctatctatctatctatctatctatctatctatctatctatctatctatcactctatctatctatctatctatcactctatctatctatctatctatctatctatcactctatctatctatctatctatctatctatctatcactctatctatctatctatcactctatcactctatctatctatctatctatctatctatctatctatcactctatctatctatctatctatctatctatcactctatctatctatcactctatctatctatctatctatctatcactctatctatctatctatctatctatctatcactctatctatctatctatctatctatctatctatctatcactctatctatctatctatcactctatcactctatctatcactctatctatctatctatctatatatcactctatctatctatctatctatctatcactctatctatctatctatctatctatctatctatctatctatctatcactctatctatctatctatcactctatcactctatctatctatctatctatctatctatctatctatcactctatctatctatctatctatctatctatctatctatctatcactctatctatctatctatcactctatcactctatctatctatctatctatctatctatctatctatctatctatctatcactctatctatctatctatctatcactctatctatctatctatctatctatctatctatctatctatctatctatctatcactctatctatctatctatctatctatctatctatctatctatctatctatctatcactctatctatctatctatctatcactctatctatctatctatctatctatctatctatctatctatctatctatctatctatctatcactctatctatctatctatctatcactctatctatctatctatcactctatctatctatctatctatctatctatctatcactctatctatctatctatctatctatccatctatctatctatctatctatctatgtatcactctatctatctatctatcactctatctatctatctatctatctatctatctatctatctatctatcactctatctatctatctatcactctatctatctatctatctatctatctatctatctatcactctatctatctatcactctatctatctatctatctatctatctatctatctatcactctatctatctatcactctatctatctatctatctatctatctatctatctatcactctatctatctatctatcactctatctatctatctatcactctatcactctatctatctatctatctatctctctatctatctctctatctatctatagtaaaGCGGTTCATCATCATTGTGTTGGGTTCTGTGTAAACTGTTTTattatacaataaaaatgtttacacattTTGCATACGAAATAGAAATCAGATATATAGAAATCCTCCAGGTCCTCTCTGGGTTTATATAGAAATGATCCAGGTCCTCTCTGGGTTTATATAGAAATGATCCAGGTCCTCTCTGGGTTTATATAGAAATCCTCCAGGTCCTCTCTGGGTTTATATAGAAATCCTCCAGGTCCTCTCTGAGTTTATATAGAAATGATCCAGGTCCTCTCTGGGTTTATATAGAAATGATCCAGGTCCTCTCTGGGTTTATATAGAAATCCTCCAGGTCCTCTCTGAGTTTATATAGAAATCCTCCAGGTCCTCTCTGGGTTTATATAGAAATGATCCAGGTCCTCTCTGGGTTTATATAGAAATGATCCAGGTCCTCTCTGGGTTTATATAGAAATGATCCAGGTCCTCTCTGGGTTTATATAGAAAT
This DNA window, taken from Sebastes umbrosus isolate fSebUmb1 chromosome 9, fSebUmb1.pri, whole genome shotgun sequence, encodes the following:
- the LOC119494897 gene encoding lymphocyte antigen 75-like, producing the protein MFSPSEHPVPEIGGHKSVRSVPDEYAGQRRADNSAEVSSLAAFWPRKPPPALRADAEHPMVQALSASTRRLCANNPPALNAGGSSPPYAFSVSTTDDLKTWTEAASYCKRTYTDLANIENTEDMNQLKNTVSSSGHSSEVWIGLYSAVAWRWSDGYRGTGSEYRNWTTINNEPNFSSGDEFCVVTFADGSWTDHYCYYKHPFLCYRGMNWSGAQRFCRENYTDLATVRNHTENQEIYRDYTWIGLFRDPHLNWSDGTNYKFSYWDPGSNPLGSLSHVCAVAALQRSGRWRAVSCERRLPFVCYSIPPAVKRQVVRLRMKPEDSSLDLNDPAVKADILKKLQDRLETKVAGVTLKWREQPDGKVFYKEEKRYQKKQRKKTEL